ATCCTCAGAACATGCTAGATAGACTTACAATTCCCAGATGACAGTGAGAGAGGGCAGAATATCATGCCATtaaagtagtcaaaaagggcaagaatctgaagaagtgagctgtgactcacgaaagctcataccctaccagaaactatttctgttagtctttaaggagctactggactcttgccctttttgactactgcaaacagactaacacggctacccactgttaatgccattaaaggtgactgaaactgagaGAGGGCAGAGAGCAGTCATGATACAGTGTGGAGGTTGGGATCGCCACAAACATTTTCAGCTTTCAGAGTCAGGCAGGGAAAATGGAAGGGCTGGAATTTTACAGAGGCCAATTATGCAGCTTCTCCCGGCAAGATCAAAACAATGAAGGAAAACAGCCTTTCACTGAGCGTTTGATTTTGTCCTCAATTGAAttggtggcgtatctcccgtgcaaccctatgataTTCACATAAAAGGTCACAATATGAGGATACAGTGAAGTAATTCATATTTCAACATAGCTATTTCTTATGTGGTGGGAGGGGGACTGACACACAGGGTACAACGAAAGGGATCCCCAAATTAACATTCACTACTGTTCTCAGCACCTTCTATATAAGCACTGTTCTCTTGATCTTCTGTTCCTTGAGAGATGGAACAGGAAGGCCCTTTCAGTGGAATGCACACAGTGTTCTTTGATATTCTAGTCTTTGTGCATTAATGCCCAATTCTTGTCATGGCCACAACAAAGAAAGACAATTCTGATTCCAACTGCAGAGGGTTTAGGCACTTGGAGAATAGaactaaaagaaaaaaactttttgaGGCTTAATTAACCCAGACTAGCCCAGACTCATCAGATTTTATAAACTAAGGAGGATCGACCCTGCtgagtgcttggatgggagatcaccaaggaagtccagggtcactatgcagaggcaagcaatggcaaaccacctctggttgtctcttgccttgaaattccTATGGGGTTATCacaagttggctgagacttgacattGGTTTTTTCCTCCATTGGTTTCTCTCAGGTAGGTGAGACAGAAAAGAGATTCCCACCTTTCACCAGGGAATCTTCACTTGCTCGAGTGCTTCACTCTTTGAAAATAGCAAGATGCTGGGGTTTGtgacaagggaaaaaaatcattctGATTTCCGATCAAGACTTTGGGtgggatactttttaaaaattatggttGCTTATTTTGCGGTAAAACATTACCAgtttgggattcaaacctgtgtggtttgggggggggggtgaggagttTGTGGCCCTTATTTTCAATAGGAGCTATATATGAGGGTCTGGGGTAGCTGTTTATGAACATAATGGCCCCAAATCTGCACAGAACACAATCCTTCCTGTTATGTAAAGACCTGCTCTGTTCCAATGAGATCGAGTAAAGGGTTTCAATTTTACAGAAACCCCAAAGTAGGTGATTCTCTGTGCAGCCACACTTCTTTTTACTGATTCCTATAGCGATGGTCAAGTGGCAGCATAGCAGGAGAGCTTTGGCTGGCTAtggcattaaacaaacaaacaaaaacctgtcTGCATTAATttcatttccccactcttacagtgactaacaataataaataaaatatcttttcACCATAAACTGTACATTTGCCATTCTTCCATGTTGTAATCTCTTTGTTTTTGTTCAAAACGTGAAAGTAGCTTCCTTTGCAAAACTCTCTACCCCGTGTCCCTTCCTGTCAATCTGCCATTATTCCCTATGAGCAACCTTTTGGCCGGGGGGCTGTCACtactgtttttcaaccaaatgacacccaAATTGCTGCAGAGCGGGTGCTGTCCAGTATAGAatccccaagtttcaagcaaattgaaCCAAGGTGTTGAATTTTACCACCCCCTGCCTGAAAATTTGCACTCAGTTTTCTGTTTTCCCAGCCACAGCACTTGAAAAGAATAAAAGGACTCTGCCCACACACAGAAATGAGTGAAGGAGAGCTGTATGTCTCTGCAGCTGGTCTCCAAAGGTGATCGGCTGGGAGTGCTGTATGCTCCTCCCTTGCAATGATGTGATTGGAAGGGGAAAGCACCATTGCCAAGGAAATCAGTGGtttcaaagaaaaacacaagcacaAACTACAGTTTTGGTGAGCAcccaaactatttaaaaaaaatgttcacagAGGGTATTTTTTAATACCAACAAGCCTGGATTTGTATCACTCTTCTTGGAAATCACTGTACCAACCTGAATCAGAGATATCCACGTATATCTTCAGCTCAGCAATTTCATTATGCACACTGCTACTAGATACCAGAGATCAGATAGCCTTCCTGCTAGGCTCTGATGGGTTAATCAAAATAACTAAATGGCAAGGTTGTTTATATCCTTTTTTCCTACTCCAGTCCGTTTTCTGTTGCTAAAGGGAACCCACACTAACATGACAGAAAGAGATGATAACTTGCAGTTTAACTGAAAAATCTCTTTTAATAAGTTTTATTTTAACTCACATTGACACCTTGCGTTTTCATTTTGCTAATGGTAGCGGTGTGTTCATCATTGCATATGGCACCAAATGCAACACATGCTCCAGTGTGTTTTGACAGAATATTTTCTTCAgggacaatattttagaaatttgTATTGTACCAGACTGTTTTCTGCAAgagtgacagcccattcctgagtctgGGGGCCATAGGGGCTTAGGAGGCACCCAGACCTCTACGCCGGTGTCTGTGCCACCTGTGCCATGCAAACCGGCTTGGACACCAGCGCAGTGCCACTTTCACTGGCCCCTAGGACTACCGCAGCAGCTTGGCCCTCAGACACTGGTTTGGCCTCCCACCAGGGTCTTGTCAGCACAAGTCCTCGCACTgatgtcccaggaggcattctgggaggaggagctgctgggATGAGGagctaacccctttcagcccgggaatgccccctttagcaacagcggtgctgcaccaggtttttgctggtgcagcatcactgttttcaatggagtGTTTTCCCTCCTTTCTAAATTTCTTTACTAAAACAGctcatccccccaccccgctgcagtggccaaacctctttggaggcactgcagcCCCACCACGaccatgccatccccagctgcttcagctctcaggaatgggctgtgagtcttTATTGGAAGAATAAGAGACATTCTTAATATGAGCCCATGGGTCCTGAATTCTGGTCATTAAACTCTTAAGGTACATATATTTGTGCCTTAGATTGCTAGTGTTGGCTTCATCAGAGAACAGCACTTACAACACATTCTCTGTAGACCCTTTAAAAAATTCCCTTTATTGTTTGAAACATTCCATTGATTTTTATAGTTTCTGAAATTGAGAAGTAGGATTACACACTAATGAATGATCTGGTGGCCATTGATAATGAAAGAAAAAGAGCTAAGAATTTCCTTCTAAACCCTATCACAGATGGAGTCTAATGAAACAGGTGGGCCATTTGATTTCTTTTCCCAACATGTGACATTTACTAATAGTCATAAATTCCATTCACATGGGCACAAACTTTCTTCACGCAGTCTTCAGAAACCTTCTAATATTGAATGAGTCTTGATAATTGACATGGGAAAACACTACCTCTTAGGAAGTTTTCCCATGAGCATCCATTCATAATTGAAGTATCTTTTGTTCTGAAACTTCAGTAGCAAGAGGAGAACAAAGAAACCCTTAGTATTAGTTATTATTACAACACTCAGTTAACAATTACTTGGAGGGGAAATGTCTCAAGAGGAATTCTTGAAGCATGGACAAATTGGGTCCTTAGAAGATCAAGGAGATAAATGACCCCTCCAAAAGTCATTTGATCCAGAGAAGATTCTATGTTAGGGATAGAGAAGAAAGGAAACAAAACTTAGCTGATAGCTGTAGTTGAATCCCCTGCTTGATATATAATAAGTGTGCAGCTTATGACAAGAGGAAATCATAAGTATCATAACACCAATCAAGgattactgcattatttttctGAAGGTCTCTACAGCATGTCAGTGTGAAAAAGGCAATGCTTTCAATTAGAAATATGGCTAAAACAAATTTCTCACTTTAAAACTTGTCAAACAAAATGATAGGtgatttttgaatattttcagGGGATAGTATGGTTATTTTTACTATCACGAAGGAGATGAATTCATCAGTAGTGACTGAATTTATCCTTCTAGGCATTCCTTTTCTACGTGATCTCCATAGAGTCTTCTTTGTAGTGGGCTTGTTGATGTACATCACAACCATAATGGGGAACGGGTTCATCCTAGTCATCGTAGCCATCGAGCCGAGACTTCAGACCCCCATGTATCTCTTCCTGAGCAACCTGGCTTTTCTGGAGGTCTGCTACACCACAACGGTGGTACCCAAGCTGCTACAAACACTTCTAGAAAGACGGACCACAATATGCTTCCGATGCTGCATGATCCAAGGCTTTTTCCACTTCATCTTGGGCACCACTGAGCTTTTCATCCTCACAGCAATGGCCTTTGACCGTTACTTGGCCATATGCAAGCCACTTCAGTACCCCATGATCATGACCATCCATGTTTGCATTCAGATGTCTTTGGCCACCTGGTACTCATCATTCATAATTATGTTTTTTCAGTCTCTCATTGTGTGGAGGTTGCCCTTCTGTGGGCCCAATGTTGTCGATCACTTCTACTGTGACGTTGGGCCTGTCTTAAGCTTAGCTTGTGCCGATACTCACCTCATTGAGTCTTTGGGATTGCTGAGCTCTGTGCTAATTGTTATTACGACCTTGATCTTAACCGTGATGTCCTACATCTTCATCATCACCACCATCCTACGCATTCCATCAGCTGCAGGACGCAAGAAGGCCTTCTCCACCTGTACATCTCACCTGATTGTGGTCTCCATATTGTACGGAGCTATCATCTTCATGTATGTGAGACCAAACGTGCATTCCTCATCCCGCACAAGCAGGGTAGTAGCCATTTTGAATACTGTCCTTACCCCAATGCTGAACCCTTTCATATACACCATCAGGAATTCAGAGGTGAAAGAAGCCATCAGAAGTGTGGTGCACAAGATAAGACTGCtgaaagaacatttttaaaagtggATAAAAGGTTGGTAACAAATACAGTAATGCAACAGTTCAAAGTGGGGGACAGTATTTCATATTTCAGTGGAGAGACTCTCTAATCGCATTTGTTTCTTAAGTTCACCAATGTGTATATTCATATCTAAATTGTGAAATGTTTGTGTATTTTAGATGAATTTGTTGTAGTTACATTTAGattctggtggtagaaagtgccattaagtcacagttgacttatggtgatcctgtagggttttcaaggcaagagacacatagaaatagtttgccattgccaacctctgcgtagtgaccctggacttccttggtggtctcccatccaagcatgaatcagggccaaccctgcttagcctccaagatgtGGTGAAATCAGGCTACCATCCAGGTAATTTTGATTCTACCACAGTTCAATAGGAAGCCTTTTTCCAGCATAGTAGTCTCTTCTTCCAAAAGAAAGTTGGCTAAATATATAGCAAACTTCAGGGGGGAAATCGCCTCTCCAAAGCAATGGTACTAGCAACAGATTTGGGCCATTTTAATTTGgattctggaggtttttttttttaccatcttctgggcatggagtaagggtcactgggggtgtgtgggggggagtagttgtgaatttcctgcattgtgcatggggttggactagatgaccctgctggtcccttcccactctatggttCTTCCCTGAACAGCCTACTGATTTGGAACTgactgggcttcctagaggcacctggttggccactgtgtgaacagactgctggatttgatggaccttgatctaatccagcatgtcctttcttacGTTCTTTCCAAATTGTAGAATTCATGATCTCCTGAACCAATTGTTACAAATGCATGGCCCCAACATGGTTGCTTGGTAGTCGGTCATCTTATTCTATAAACATCCTGGAGACTGACACACTCCGCTGAACTCGACTGAACTCCACAGAAACTGTGTCCGGGTAATTAGGTTtaggagcagaagaaaaacatACAACTTGTTTTGTTGTCAGTGCAGCTACAGAACCACAATGTGAGATAGCACCTCATTGTGTACCATTTGTAATATTTCCCATTGTTAGGAAAGAATTTGATATTCCTTTACATCCCTCCAGCGGAGGCTGCAAGACCATACctctttttctgggtttttttttttgggggggggactcagtAAGGAGCAAAAGTCAGGGTGGatctggggggaaggggggcacctGCCCCAGGCAGCACGCAAAAGGGGACGGCAGCAGCAACTAAAAGAAACACTTTTTGAGGCCTAATTAATGTTCTTAACAAGTCTAGGAGAGTTTATTTTTTCTCTGGATACATTCCTTTGGGAAATAACAGCAGATGCTTTGATATACCATCAAAAAGGAATACAAAATTGTTCCACTTCAGCAGAAGTGGCTTCTAAAGAACATGTCAAATACATAGAAAAATAATAAGGTTGGTGCCTGTCATTCATTGTCCTTATCTAGTTGCctgttgctctgacctggatagaccagactagcccagtctcatcagatcttgggttggccctagttagtacttcgatgggaggccaccaagtaagtccaagggcactatgcagagacaggcaatggcaagccacctcagtttgcctcttgccttgaaaatcctagagggttgccatgaatcaactgtgacttgacatcatTTTCTTCCTTTGTTGGTCTATCTCAGGTTGGTGAGATAGAAGTACAATTATTTTTGATAAAGTATTcatgtttgcaagatctgagcaaggctgacaaagacaggacattttggaggattttcattcatagggtcgccatgagtcggaagtgacttgatggcacttaacacacacatatacacacaatgtATTCATGTATAGCATCATAAGTTCAACCTTAGAAGACAATGCACCGATTTATTGACCTTTGTACGATGCTTTGCATCAGAATCAAATGCATGGCCTCAAAATGGTTGCTtggtaattatttttttaaatttaaaaatatcctGGAGACTGAGACACTCCACTTAACACAACAGAAACAATGTCCCAGTAACTAGGTTTAGGAGCAGGAGAAAGAAGGATGCAACTTGTTTTGCTGTCAATGCAGCTACAGAATCCCAGTGTGATATAGTCTCTCATTGTGTACCATTTGTAATATGTTCCATCAGTTAGAAAATAACCCATTTTTCTATTGCATCCATCCAGTGCAGGCTGCAAGACCTTCAGGTGAGTGGAGAGTGTAcctctttttctattttttttgtggggggacccAGTAAGGAGCAAAAGTCAGGGACAGATCTggggggggcaagggggcagcagcccCGAGCTGCAAGCAGAAGGGGGCCGTGGCAGCaaattatataaagaaaaatatgtatataatataggGGGGTGGTCAATTGGTAATTTtgcccccttccaaaaaatgtagATCTAGTCCTGACAAAAGTGATTCCCAGCAGGCAATGCCTGTACCTGTCAGCACAATGTATAATAAAATGGAACTAAGAAAAATTAGCAAATTGGTAAAATGGGTCATACCATAGTGCTCAAGGACACAGGacagaaaaatgaaaatgaagacTTGGGGTGCTGTGTGGTCCCTCGAAAAGCAACAAGCCAGACACAGAACTCAGCTCCTCTGTAACTCAGCCTTGCCGTTTGTATGTACCCTGGAAAAGCAAGCTTGTAGCCCTCATGGCTTCAAAGGTATGCTTGCGAGGTCAGGGGCAAGGCCTGGTGAGTCTtagaaatgggaaaggggaggCTGAAGGTGGGGATTCAATGGACAGCTTGTTGCCCCTTCCCCTGACTAGCGAAGCCAGGATAGATTATGCAGACTAGGCGTATCTATGCAGGTCAGGGAATTTTGTATATTATCTTATTTCATATAAgcgatctctcccccccacacacacacctgtagaTTAAAGGCTAGTCCAGTTACATCGAGgaacttccaaaaaaaaaaaaaaaccagctcagGTACTGCAATGTTTTCCTACAATCCCACTTTCAATGTCTTCCCTATGGAAATAAAACTCAAAATTTGGCTGAATGTTTTACTGAATAAAATGCCCCTTGGAACTTTTCCTACACATTCTGATACTTGACGTGGCTCTTCTATTTATAGGTATGACAAATATCTCAGCAGTTACTGAATTTGTCCTTCTGGGCTTCCCCTTGCTTTACAACATACATGGCCTCTGTTTCTCGGTTGTTCTGGTGATGTACAGCCTAAGCATGCTGGGAAATGGATTCATCCTCATTATCGTGACGATTGACCAGAAACTCCAAACACCCATGTATGGCTTCTTGTGCAACCTGGCCTTTCTAGAGATCTGTTACAGCAGCATAGTAGTCCCTAAATTATTGGAGACATTTATCAGTACGAGGACCACCATTAGTTACCATTGCTGCATGGCGCAGATTTTTTTTATCTTCTCCTTTGGTGCTATTGAACTCCTCCTCTTGACTGTGATGGGCTTCGACCGCTACATTGCCATATGTAAACCACTTCACTACCCAGTCATCATGATGAAAAATGTCTGCATCCAGTTGGCCATGGGATGCTGGCTGGGAGGATTTGTGCATATTTTCTACCAAGCTGTCTTGGTATGGACTCTGCCTTTCTGTGATAAAAATGTCCTAGACCATTACTTCTGTGATATTGGGCTAGTCTTAAGTTTGTCCTGTGCTGACACCTGTTTGCTAGAATTCCTGGGGTTGTTGTCGGCCATCTCCATTATGGTCATCACCCTTTTCCTCATTGTGGTGTCCTACATTTGCATCATCTCTACCATGTTACGTATCCCTTCAGTAAGTGGGCGCAAGAAAGCCTTTTCCACTTGCACGTCTCACCTGATGGTGGTTTCAATTTTGTACGGAGCCATCGCTTTTATGTATATTCGGCCAAACGTGCACTCTTCCTTTCACCTCAGCAAGGCAGTCTCCTTCTTGAACACGGTCCTTGTGCCCATGCTGAACCCTTTCATTTATACAATAAGAAATGTGGAAGTAAAGCAAGCCTTCTGGAGAACAGTCCGTAAAACAGGAGGACCCCTCAAAGAGAAAACATTCTTAGGAAGGATGGTTGGTCAGTAGCTTTTGCAAGGAAATTGCAAGGAAATGTTGTTTCCATCTTTTCTCAGAGCAACGAGAAAAGGGATTCCCACCTTTTACCAGGGAATCTTCACTTGCTAGAGTGCTTCACTCTTTGAAAATAGCAAGATGCTGGGGTGTGCGACAAGGGAAAAAATCATTATGATTTCTGATCAAGACTTTGGGtgggatactttttaaaaattatggttGCTTATTTTGCAGTAAAACATTACCAgtttgggattcaaacctgtgtggTTTGGGGGGTTGTGGAGTTTGTGGCCCTTATTTTCAATAGGAGCCATATATGAGGGTCTGGGATAGCTGTTTATGAACATAATGGCCCCAAATCTGCACAGAACACAATCCTTCCTGTTATGTAAAGACCTGCTCTGTTCCAATGAAATCGAGTAGAGGGCTTCAGTTTTACAGAACCCCCAACTTAGGTGATTCTCTGTGCAGCCACACTTCTTTTTTACTGGTTCCTATAGTGATGGTTACCCTGACCtgaatgacccaggctagcctgatcttgccagatctcagaagctaagcagggtcagccctggttagtatttggatgggagaccaccaaggaataccagggttgctgtgcagaggaaggcactggcaaaccacctctgttagtctcttgccatgaaaccccccaaaaggggtcgccataagtcggctgcgacttgacggcactttacacaaacacacatagtgATGGTCAAATGGAAGCATAGCAGGAGAGCTTTGGCTGGTTAtggcattaaacaaacaaacaaaacccatctgcattcatttcattttctcaCTCTTACAGTGACTAAGAATAATAAAATACCTTTTCACTATAAACTGTGCATTTGCCATTCTTCCATGCTGTGGTCTCTTTGTTTCTGTTCAAAAAGTGAAAGTAGCTTCCTTTGCAAAACTCTCCCCCACACTCCCTGTCagccattattccctatgggggatcttttgggggggggggtctgtcgcCACTGTTGTTCAACCAAATGGCACCCAAATTGCTGTGAAGTGGGTGCTGTCCACTTTAGAACCCCGAGTGTCAAGCAAATTGATCCAAGGTGTTGAATTTTACTCCCCCCTGCCTGAACAAGTTGCATACAGCTCTCTATTTTCCCAGCCACAGTACTTGTGAAGAATAACACCCCCCCAGGAATGAGTGAAGGGGAGCTGCACGTCTCTACATCTGttctccaaaggtgattggcttGGAGTGCTCTatgctcctcccttgcaaggatctgattggaaaGTGAAAGCACCATTGCCAAGGAAATCAGTGGCTTCAAAAAAAAGCACAAGTGCAAGCTACAGTGTTGGTGAGCacacaaacttaaaaaaaatgttcacagAGGGTTCTTTTTTTATTTCCCAATGTGACAATGTTTATTCCCTCAATCCATGTGTATGAGCATTATGGGGCTCCCTTGCCT
This genomic window from Euleptes europaea isolate rEulEur1 chromosome 18, rEulEur1.hap1, whole genome shotgun sequence contains:
- the LOC130490217 gene encoding olfactory receptor 6X1-like; its protein translation is MVIFTITKEMNSSVVTEFILLGIPFLRDLHRVFFVVGLLMYITTIMGNGFILVIVAIEPRLQTPMYLFLSNLAFLEVCYTTTVVPKLLQTLLERRTTICFRCCMIQGFFHFILGTTELFILTAMAFDRYLAICKPLQYPMIMTIHVCIQMSLATWYSSFIIMFFQSLIVWRLPFCGPNVVDHFYCDVGPVLSLACADTHLIESLGLLSSVLIVITTLILTVMSYIFIITTILRIPSAAGRKKAFSTCTSHLIVVSILYGAIIFMYVRPNVHSSSRTSRVVAILNTVLTPMLNPFIYTIRNSEVKEAIRSVVHKIRLLKEHF
- the LOC130490218 gene encoding olfactory receptor 6X1-like, whose translation is MTNISAVTEFVLLGFPLLYNIHGLCFSVVLVMYSLSMLGNGFILIIVTIDQKLQTPMYGFLCNLAFLEICYSSIVVPKLLETFISTRTTISYHCCMAQIFFIFSFGAIELLLLTVMGFDRYIAICKPLHYPVIMMKNVCIQLAMGCWLGGFVHIFYQAVLVWTLPFCDKNVLDHYFCDIGLVLSLSCADTCLLEFLGLLSAISIMVITLFLIVVSYICIISTMLRIPSVSGRKKAFSTCTSHLMVVSILYGAIAFMYIRPNVHSSFHLSKAVSFLNTVLVPMLNPFIYTIRNVEVKQAFWRTVRKTGGPLKEKTFLGRMVGQ